The window TGGCGCCCGTACGCAGCAGGATCTCTATTGCTCCGAAGAGATTGCCGAATTCAGCTCAGCCATGAATGGCAACTTCAAATACATTCCGGTTCTCTCAGTCGAGAAGAACGGCGAAGGATGGCAAGGCGCCGTCGGTAATTGCCCGGACGCAATTACTCCTGAAATGATCGATGGAAAAAGCAGTCACGCTTACCTCTGCGGGCCGCCGCTTATGATCGATGCTGCGATTGATCGCTTGAAAGCGATGGGTCTCGAGGAAAATAGAATCTACTTCGATAAGTTCCTTGATGCGTCGTCTATGCCTGCGGGACGCGGCTAGTTTGCCAGTGGACCGTAACGAACAGCTTCAGATTTAGGGATGTCATAGGTATGAGCCTTCCGAGAACTGCTGAGCACGAACTTACTTTTACGGCTGCTCCGTGCGGGCGTTGCGATCTCTGCAGCGGATCGTGCGCAACTCGTGAAATCGGGACGATGCTTGTTCAGGCTGGGTTGCGTCCCACGCGTCAGCGTCTCGAGCTCGGGCGGCTTCTCTTTCAGAATGGTGATCGCCACGTCACGGCAGATTCTCTGCATGACGACGCTAAGAAGCACGGCGTTAAAGTTTCTCTCGCGACGATCTACAACACTCTGCAGCAGTTCACGAGCGCCGGTATGCTGCGTCGCCTAGCTATCGACGGTCAGAAGACCTGGTACGACACGAACATGTCGGAGCATCATCATTTCTTCTGCGAAGACGATAACTGCGTTCTGGATATCGATAGCACTCATCTGGCTCTGAACCAGATGCCGGAAGTTCCGCCTGGAATGGAAATCGCCAGAGTGGAAGTCATCGTTCGTTTGCGGCGTTGCTAATTTCAGCTTCGTCTTAGATCGCGAAGATCTGCTTCGACAACGCATGATTGGGTGCCTCCAAGATTGCTCTCACGGCCTCGCTGGTGTTGGCCGCGATCTTGACTGAAAGGCGAAGCCGCCAGCGAACTTTATATCCGCGCCGACCCATTCTTTGATCTGCTCAAGCTTGGCGACGTCGCAAAAAAATAGAGAGACCCGAAGGTCT is drawn from Hyphomicrobium methylovorum and contains these coding sequences:
- the irrA gene encoding iron response transcriptional regulator IrrA, which codes for MSLPRTAEHELTFTAAPCGRCDLCSGSCATREIGTMLVQAGLRPTRQRLELGRLLFQNGDRHVTADSLHDDAKKHGVKVSLATIYNTLQQFTSAGMLRRLAIDGQKTWYDTNMSEHHHFFCEDDNCVLDIDSTHLALNQMPEVPPGMEIARVEVIVRLRRC